A portion of the Cystobacter ferrugineus genome contains these proteins:
- the menH gene encoding 2-succinyl-6-hydroxy-2,4-cyclohexadiene-1-carboxylate synthase: protein MALKLAYETWGEGEHPLLLVHGFTGNRTSFDHLRSLWSPHVKAIVVELPGHGQTPLPTRPGREGFLETLDALYAVLDELNVARTNLLGYSQGARFALAAVMRRPERFTRLIMESGSPGLHRRQHRTERRVKDSELALFLRQKGLTAFMDYWESLPLFAGLQRLPEDRRAALRARRLANTAEGLAGALECLGLGVQPDYWPELQRQRLPTLLLTGALDEKFTLTARRMAEELPVVYRRAFEGCTHAPHLEVPEEFAQEVLSFIRTPWYESPEFESTGADASPAPVASVDPSLPSKSQPTP from the coding sequence ATGGCTCTGAAGCTGGCGTATGAGACGTGGGGAGAGGGGGAGCACCCCCTTCTCCTCGTGCACGGGTTCACGGGGAACCGCACGTCGTTCGATCACCTGCGTTCTTTGTGGAGCCCGCACGTCAAGGCCATCGTGGTGGAGCTGCCGGGGCACGGGCAGACGCCGCTGCCCACGCGCCCCGGACGCGAGGGTTTCCTGGAGACGCTCGACGCGCTCTACGCGGTGCTCGACGAGCTGAACGTGGCGCGCACGAACCTCCTGGGCTACTCGCAGGGGGCGCGCTTCGCGCTGGCGGCGGTGATGCGCCGGCCCGAGCGCTTCACGCGGCTCATCATGGAGAGCGGCTCGCCGGGGCTGCATCGTCGTCAGCACCGCACGGAGCGGCGGGTGAAGGACAGCGAGCTGGCGCTCTTCCTGCGGCAGAAGGGGCTCACGGCGTTCATGGACTACTGGGAATCGCTGCCGCTGTTCGCGGGATTGCAGCGCCTGCCCGAGGACCGGCGCGCGGCCCTGCGAGCCCGGCGGTTGGCGAACACGGCCGAGGGCCTGGCCGGAGCGCTGGAGTGCCTGGGCCTGGGCGTGCAGCCGGACTACTGGCCGGAGCTGCAGCGCCAGCGGCTGCCCACGCTGTTGCTCACGGGCGCGCTGGACGAGAAGTTCACCCTGACGGCGCGGCGGATGGCGGAGGAGCTGCCGGTGGTCTACCGCCGCGCGTTCGAGGGTTGCACCCACGCGCCGCATCTGGAAGTGCCCGAGGAGTTCGCCCAGGAGGTGCTCTCCTTCATCCGCACGCCCTGGTACGAGTCCCCCGAGTTCGAGAGCACCGGAGCCGATGCGAGCCCGGCGCCGGTCGCCTCCGTGGATCCCTCCCTGCCCTCGAAGTCCCAGCCCACCCCATGA
- a CDS encoding 1,4-dihydroxy-2-naphthoate polyprenyltransferase: MNAIAPAMQAPRPTLKTWLMAARPKTLTAALVPVMVGTALAYGLGVGRWLPALAALVGSMFIQVGTNLTNDYFDFKKGADTAERVGPQRVTQSGLIAPSTVLASALVCFGLAVLTGIYLVVVGGWPIVAIGVASVLAGYSYTGGPFPLAYHGLGDVFVFVFFGLVAVPGTFYVQALTVTSAAWWAAIPVGAIGTALLVVNNLRDAATDVKAGKRTLVVRLGLRAGRAEYVALLALAFATPLAMWSLGLSSAWVMLAWLSAPLAVPLLKLVLGQEGAPLNPALGGTARLQLVFGLLFSVGLFLR; this comes from the coding sequence ATGAACGCGATTGCTCCCGCGATGCAGGCGCCTCGTCCCACCTTGAAGACGTGGTTGATGGCCGCCCGGCCCAAGACGCTCACGGCGGCGCTGGTGCCGGTGATGGTGGGCACGGCGCTCGCGTATGGACTGGGCGTGGGCCGGTGGTTGCCCGCGCTGGCGGCGCTCGTGGGCTCGATGTTCATCCAGGTGGGCACCAACCTGACGAACGACTACTTCGACTTCAAGAAGGGCGCGGACACGGCGGAGCGGGTGGGGCCCCAGCGGGTGACGCAGAGTGGGCTCATCGCTCCGAGCACGGTGCTGGCGAGCGCGCTCGTGTGCTTCGGACTGGCGGTGCTCACGGGCATCTACCTGGTGGTGGTGGGCGGCTGGCCCATCGTGGCCATCGGGGTGGCGTCGGTGCTGGCGGGCTACTCGTACACGGGCGGCCCCTTTCCCCTGGCCTACCACGGGCTCGGTGACGTGTTCGTCTTCGTGTTCTTCGGGTTGGTGGCGGTGCCGGGCACCTTCTACGTGCAGGCGCTGACGGTGACGTCGGCGGCGTGGTGGGCGGCCATTCCGGTGGGGGCGATCGGCACGGCCCTGCTGGTGGTCAACAACCTGCGCGATGCGGCCACGGACGTGAAGGCGGGCAAGCGCACCCTGGTGGTGCGCCTGGGATTGCGCGCGGGACGGGCCGAGTACGTGGCGCTCCTGGCGCTCGCCTTCGCCACGCCCCTGGCGATGTGGAGCCTGGGCCTGTCGAGCGCGTGGGTGATGCTCGCGTGGCTGAGCGCTCCCCTGGCGGTGCCGCTGCTCAAGCTCGTGCTTGGGCAGGAGGGCGCGCCGCTCAACCCGGCCCTGGGTGGGACGGCGA